In Pedobacter sp. SL55, the following proteins share a genomic window:
- a CDS encoding vWA domain-containing protein, with translation MKGYQFSKYVPNELPKGGFDEMLKLFTQLLNYTAGDAGEALAWMNELDKQYKFTNKDYGMGDFMEDLKEKGYISEENGETKITAKTEQTIRKSALEEIFGKLKKAGKGNHNSNISGIGEEKNADRREFNFGDSLDQIDMTASIHNAQINHGIGNFRLTERDLEVEEKDYKTLTSTVLMIDISHSMILYGEDRITPAKKTAMALAELIKTKYPKDTLDIVVFGNDAWPITIKDLPYLQVGPYHTNTFAGLELATDLLRRRKTHNKQIFMITDGKPTCLKENGRYYKNSIGLDRKVIGKTLNMAAQCKRLNIPITTFMIAKDPYLQQFVRQFTEINGGRAFYSSLNGLGEYIFEDYIKNRRRTIR, from the coding sequence ATGAAAGGTTATCAGTTTTCTAAATATGTACCAAACGAATTGCCAAAGGGTGGTTTTGATGAGATGCTAAAGTTATTTACGCAGCTTTTAAACTACACCGCTGGCGATGCCGGCGAAGCTTTGGCTTGGATGAACGAACTGGACAAACAGTACAAGTTTACCAACAAAGACTATGGCATGGGCGATTTTATGGAAGACCTGAAGGAAAAAGGTTACATTAGCGAAGAAAATGGCGAAACCAAAATCACTGCAAAAACAGAACAAACCATTCGTAAATCGGCTTTGGAAGAGATTTTTGGCAAGCTAAAAAAAGCTGGAAAAGGAAATCACAACAGTAATATTTCGGGCATTGGCGAGGAGAAAAATGCGGATAGACGGGAGTTCAATTTTGGCGATAGTTTAGACCAAATTGACATGACCGCCTCTATCCACAATGCGCAAATTAACCACGGTATTGGCAATTTTAGGCTTACCGAACGTGATTTGGAAGTAGAAGAAAAGGACTACAAAACTTTAACTTCCACCGTGTTGATGATAGATATTTCGCACTCTATGATTTTGTACGGCGAGGATAGAATTACACCTGCCAAGAAAACGGCGATGGCTTTAGCAGAGCTGATTAAAACGAAATACCCAAAAGACACTTTAGACATTGTAGTTTTTGGTAACGATGCTTGGCCCATCACTATTAAAGATTTACCTTATTTACAGGTTGGCCCTTACCACACCAATACGTTTGCTGGTTTAGAGCTAGCGACAGATTTGCTGCGCAGAAGAAAAACACACAATAAGCAAATTTTTATGATTACCGATGGCAAACCTACTTGCCTAAAAGAAAATGGCAGATATTACAAAAATAGCATAGGTTTAGATAGAAAAGTAATTGGCAAAACGCTGAACATGGCGGCGCAATGTAAAAGACTGAATATTCCTATTACTACATTTATGATTGCCAAAGACCCTTACCTGCAACAATTTGTAAGGCAGTTTACAGAAATTAATGGCGGCAGGGCATTTTACAGCTCACTCAACGGCCTGGGCGAATACATTTTTGAAGATTA